Proteins encoded within one genomic window of Gadus macrocephalus chromosome 18, ASM3116895v1:
- the LOC132446778 gene encoding C-Jun-amino-terminal kinase-interacting protein 4-like translates to MELDDVVLYQDDSGASDMMSERVSGLASSIYQEFERLIGRYDEDVVKQLMPLVVAVLENLDSVFSINQDHEVELELLKEDNEQLVTQYEREKALRKHTEERYIVLEDSQDGEKKELQSRLVLLESQTRQMELKARNYADQSKSPPPPPPPTQPSHSSTHTPPDSQ, encoded by the exons ATGGAGCTGGACGACGTGGTGCTGTACCAGGACGACTCGGGCGCCTCGGACATGATGTCCGAGCGCGTTTCGGGTCTGGCCAGCTCCATCTACCAGGAGTTCGAGCGGCTGATCGGCCGCTACGACGAGGACGTGGTGAAGCAGCTCATGCCGCTTGTGGTGGCCGTGTTGGAGAACTTGGACTCGGTGTTCTCCATCAACCAGGATCACGAAGTCGAGCTGGAGCTTCTGAAGGAGGACAACGAGCAGCTGGTGACACAGTACGAGCGAGAGAAAGCCCTTCGGAAGCACACCGAAGAG AGGTACATTGTCCTGGAGGACTCCCAGGATGGAGAGAAGAAGGAGCTGCAGAGTCgtctggtgttgctggagtctCAGACGCGTCAGATGGAGCTGAAGGCCAGGAACTACGCAGACCAGagtaagtccccccccccccccccccccccgactcagCCTTCACactcatccactcacacccCCCCCGACTCA CAATAG